A single window of Dermacentor albipictus isolate Rhodes 1998 colony chromosome 1, USDA_Dalb.pri_finalv2, whole genome shotgun sequence DNA harbors:
- the LOC135908564 gene encoding mucin-1-like: MSSSPPPLRQPSRHPPPVGLGRTPGFGRDVPRYAGELSPFLEHAFLSPGTSSTAWLAAASSQASPKPSASSLSANAPQSSSDIDPLHESSGDPDSGSAGSFRRQSSGDSGPSAGGESATTTTGSSAPLVTTARLREDRRSVSRLMMALAIFSVICSTVIALSMVVHARLDSRLLSDRRGGSASDTTPELEVSFEPSGEGAGAKKHKSVGHKSRPARKRNPGEASTQIQPHFSIETHAPLSVKANSSARLNNRSTGQSLHETVSASQTASSLAKITSSSYTVSSVNATSSANPSHTVSSASKEPATSGISSRDGVPDTSNAGNEAASPNTSSRATTQVVELNLSDAGKGTTLAEAPRTEKVIMPSLKR; encoded by the exons ATGTCATCGTCGCCTCCGCCCCTGCGGCAGCCATCGCGGCACCCGCCACCAGTCGGCCTCGGAAGAACGCCGGGGTTTGGCCGAGACGTGCCGCGCTACGCCGGTGAGCTGTCACCGTTTCTCGAGCACGCGTTCCTGTCGCCTGGCACTTCGAGTACCGCCTGGTTGGCCGCGGCGTCGTCCCAAGCGTCGCCGAAGCCTTCTGCGTCAAGTTTATCCGCGAATGCACCCCAAAGTAGTTCGGACATCGACCCGCTTCACGAGTCATCTGG ggatcccgATAGCGGCAGCGCTGGCAGCTTCAGAAGACAGAGCAGTGGTGACAGTGGCCCTTCGGCTGGCGGAGAATCGGCGACCACGACGACGGGCTCATCGGCACCCCTGGTGACGACCGCCAGGTTGCGCGAGGATCGCCGGTCAGTCTCACGCCTGATGATGGCGCTGGCCATCTTCTCCGTGATCTGCTCAACGGTGATAGCCCTTTCGATGGTAGTGCACGCACGACTCGACAGCAGGCTGCTCAGCGACCGACGCGGGGGCAGCGCCTCCGACACGACGCCGGAGCTGGAGGTCAGCTTTGAGCCGTCCGGAGAAGGCGCCGGTGCCAAGAAGCACAAGTCCGTGGGCCACAAGTCAAGGCCAGCCCGAAAACGGAACCCCGGAGAAGCCTCGACTCAAATACAGCCGCACTTCTCGATT GAGACGCATGCACCGTTGTCTGTCAAGGCGAATTCGTCGGCCAGACTCAACAATCGTTCCACCGGCCAGTCGCTACACGAAACAGTATCCGCCAGCCAGACTGCTTCCAGTCTTGCCAAGATTACCAGTTCCAGCTACACCGTCAGCTCGGTCAACGCCACCAGCTCGGCTAACCCCAGTCACACTGTCAGCTCAGCGAGCAAAGAGCCGGCGACGAGCGGCATCAGCTCCCGCGACGGAGTTCCTGACACGAGCAACGCTGGGAATGAGGCAGCGTCACCCAATACTTCAAGCAGGGCGACGACTCAGGTCGTGGAGCTAAATCTCAGCGATGCCGGTAAAGGAACCACGCTTGCTGAGGCTCCCAGAACCGAGAAAGTAATCATGCCTTCTCTCAAGCGGTGA